A single region of the Marinobacter nanhaiticus D15-8W genome encodes:
- a CDS encoding helix-turn-helix transcriptional regulator, with protein MVDRLQALLNHFSVSARTFQLGPLCGINSLSGEEPYGQLHLIKAGSVEVWHRQTLAFDIQEPSLLFYPRPMAHRFVTDSERGAEFVCAHIAFEGGAAAPLANALPSAVCIPLAELPDSLPVLNLLFAEAEACNCGRQAVLNRLFEVVLIQLVRHMMEEGSTQVGLLAGLSHPQLRRAIVAMHESPEKNWRVEDLAATAGMSRSVFSNTFHHTVGEPPASYLQRWRIGLVQKWLRQGQPIRLIAEEAGYGSESSLSRAFKAQSGMSPRAWLKAELT; from the coding sequence ATGGTCGACCGTCTCCAAGCCCTGCTCAATCATTTCTCGGTGAGTGCCCGCACATTCCAGTTGGGCCCCTTGTGCGGCATCAATTCGCTAAGCGGTGAAGAGCCCTATGGCCAATTGCACCTGATCAAGGCAGGCAGCGTAGAAGTCTGGCACCGGCAAACGCTGGCATTCGATATCCAGGAACCGAGTTTGCTGTTCTACCCTCGCCCTATGGCGCACCGGTTCGTGACTGACAGCGAACGCGGCGCCGAGTTCGTATGCGCACACATTGCCTTCGAAGGTGGCGCGGCAGCTCCCCTTGCCAACGCGCTGCCCTCCGCCGTCTGCATTCCGCTCGCCGAACTGCCAGACAGCCTCCCCGTGCTGAACCTCCTGTTTGCCGAGGCGGAAGCCTGCAACTGTGGCCGCCAGGCCGTGCTCAACCGGCTGTTCGAGGTCGTGCTGATCCAGCTTGTCCGGCACATGATGGAAGAAGGCAGCACACAGGTCGGTTTGTTGGCCGGGCTGTCGCACCCCCAATTGAGGCGCGCCATCGTAGCCATGCACGAGTCACCGGAGAAAAACTGGCGAGTGGAAGACCTTGCCGCAACCGCCGGCATGTCCCGCAGCGTCTTTTCGAATACGTTCCACCACACCGTCGGCGAACCGCCTGCGAGCTACCTGCAACGGTGGCGTATCGGGCTGGTGCAGAAATGGTTAAGGCAGGGGCAGCCGATCAGGCTTATTGCCGAAGAGGCCGGTTATGGTAGTGAGTCATCACTCTCGCGGGCGTTCAAGGCGCAATCAGGGATGTCGCCGCGGGCGTGGTTGAAAGCGGAGCTTACGTGA
- a CDS encoding nuclear transport factor 2 family protein gives MNLISTLSRRAGKLFRAALILLPLFVASTALSQQGADTLSATTEAERNRETVRRAFEAWAAGESVFDQLLADDIVWTIHGSDPVAGTYTDRETFVEQAARPLVSRLRTPVKPEVLAIWAEGDTVIVRFDGSAITTSGGRYENQFVWIFRMEDDVVTRAEAFLDLAAYRQVVENNPVRSE, from the coding sequence ATGAACCTCATATCCACACTCTCTCGGCGCGCGGGGAAACTCTTCCGGGCCGCCTTGATCCTGCTGCCGCTGTTTGTCGCGTCCACGGCGCTGTCTCAACAGGGGGCGGATACCCTAAGCGCCACGACGGAAGCCGAACGCAACCGGGAGACCGTCCGCCGCGCATTCGAGGCATGGGCCGCGGGCGAGAGCGTGTTCGACCAACTGCTGGCCGACGATATTGTCTGGACGATCCACGGCTCCGATCCGGTCGCCGGCACCTACACTGATCGCGAAACGTTCGTGGAGCAGGCGGCGCGACCGCTCGTCTCCCGCCTGCGGACACCGGTCAAGCCCGAGGTTCTCGCCATCTGGGCGGAAGGCGACACCGTGATCGTGCGTTTCGACGGCAGCGCCATCACGACCTCGGGGGGCCGCTACGAAAACCAGTTCGTCTGGATATTCCGGATGGAGGACGACGTCGTCACCCGGGCCGAGGCCTTTCTCGATCTTGCGGCCTATCGGCAGGTTGTGGAGAACAATCCGGTACGCAGCGAGTGA
- a CDS encoding DUF4153 domain-containing protein, producing the protein MVSESQGGGGQGTLDTATRYSLILIALVQGWLLYFLHLSLDNELWPSTDRPWLLSIYSVVVGVPAFLYLGMERFRDWRNVIGVGALSLALSGLGSHLGWLLDTPGGGSSEIFEFGCSFLFSVGTSLFILAFYFRSWSANDRLKIRYSQLMEYSWQHALTIGMVGLFVGVFWLLLFLWAQLFDVIGIEYFSQLFSEPMFIYPVTALVGSLGLLLVRERIRLIATTRAVCEALIKALLPLAVLITVLFLAALPVTGMQAIWATGKSAFLMMTLTLIVLFFFNAVLSDDAERPAYPNWLRGWVVFGVLLLPINTGLAAWALGLRIEQYGLTVDRLWACALLLLIGAFTFSYALVILWRRLNALPAIRLANEWLALVVVAVLLMVNTPLADFRGWAAANQVDRLLTGAEAPEDFDLRYLRFELGAYGMEALESLKQSDFVANRPVLATRIEAVLKQEHRWQETPTVDAGDLAAVRSAIDVLPDGANVPDAILRRFVDDTSRCLTAEAGCALVQVDDGQWWGLSHQSETYLSGRVYELNEDAWDEIGTVSNNGCATGVIERSAMAQLRPVVGARFVYSDGACFYQIKPNVSYLEGLAR; encoded by the coding sequence GTGGTAAGCGAATCTCAAGGTGGCGGTGGTCAGGGCACACTCGATACGGCTACCCGATACAGCCTGATCCTGATAGCCCTGGTTCAGGGGTGGCTCCTTTACTTCCTGCATCTCAGTCTGGACAACGAGCTTTGGCCATCCACGGACAGGCCCTGGCTACTCTCGATCTACAGTGTCGTGGTGGGTGTGCCAGCCTTTCTCTATCTTGGGATGGAGCGTTTCAGGGATTGGCGGAACGTCATTGGCGTTGGGGCTCTTTCATTGGCGCTATCTGGCCTGGGCTCGCATCTGGGATGGCTGCTGGATACGCCAGGTGGCGGCAGCTCCGAAATTTTCGAGTTCGGTTGTAGCTTCCTTTTCAGTGTTGGCACCTCGCTGTTTATCCTGGCGTTTTACTTCCGCAGTTGGTCTGCCAACGACCGGCTGAAAATTCGTTACAGCCAACTCATGGAATATTCCTGGCAGCACGCGCTGACCATCGGCATGGTGGGGCTGTTTGTCGGGGTCTTCTGGCTGTTGCTTTTCCTTTGGGCACAGTTGTTCGATGTTATCGGCATCGAGTATTTCTCGCAGCTGTTCTCGGAGCCCATGTTTATCTACCCGGTTACCGCGCTGGTGGGCAGTTTGGGGCTTCTACTCGTGCGGGAGCGTATTCGGCTTATCGCAACGACCCGCGCTGTCTGCGAAGCGCTGATCAAGGCCCTGCTGCCTCTTGCGGTGTTGATAACGGTCCTTTTCCTTGCAGCGCTCCCGGTAACGGGGATGCAGGCGATATGGGCAACGGGCAAGTCGGCCTTCCTGATGATGACCCTGACGCTGATCGTTCTGTTCTTCTTCAATGCGGTACTGTCTGACGACGCTGAAAGGCCTGCCTATCCGAACTGGCTGCGGGGGTGGGTCGTATTCGGCGTCCTGTTGCTGCCGATCAACACGGGGCTCGCGGCCTGGGCGCTGGGCCTCCGTATCGAGCAGTACGGTTTGACCGTTGACCGGTTATGGGCATGCGCGCTGCTGCTCCTTATCGGCGCATTCACTTTCAGCTACGCGCTGGTGATCTTGTGGCGTCGGCTGAATGCGCTGCCCGCCATACGTCTCGCCAATGAATGGCTGGCACTTGTCGTGGTCGCGGTCCTTTTAATGGTCAATACGCCTCTGGCCGACTTTCGCGGTTGGGCGGCGGCGAACCAGGTTGACCGACTTCTGACCGGTGCTGAAGCGCCGGAGGATTTTGACTTGCGCTATCTCAGGTTCGAGCTTGGCGCCTATGGTATGGAAGCGCTTGAAAGCCTCAAGCAATCCGACTTCGTTGCAAATCGCCCCGTTCTGGCAACGCGTATCGAGGCGGTATTGAAGCAAGAGCATCGTTGGCAGGAGACCCCCACGGTCGATGCCGGTGATCTGGCAGCTGTGCGATCTGCTATTGATGTCCTTCCCGATGGCGCCAACGTGCCGGATGCGATCTTGCGGAGATTTGTCGATGATACGTCCCGCTGCCTGACTGCGGAGGCTGGGTGTGCACTGGTTCAAGTGGATGACGGCCAGTGGTGGGGGCTCTCTCATCAAAGTGAAACCTATCTTTCAGGCCGGGTCTATGAACTGAACGAAGACGCGTGGGATGAGATAGGAACCGTCTCCAACAATGGTTGTGCTACCGGCGTTATCGAGCGCAGTGCGATGGCTCAACTACGGCCGGTCGTTGGCGCTCGGTTCGTCTATTCGGATGGAGCCTGTTTCTACCAGATCAAGCCGAACGTGAGCTATCTGGAAGGTTTAGCGCGCTAG
- a CDS encoding ParD-like family protein yields the protein MGIVKISDQMHENLRVASGALCRSINAQAEHWMRIGMLAELYPDMNHRDLCRMLVRAEQNGGLELSALLDHGRLDAIAAGE from the coding sequence ATGGGCATCGTCAAGATCTCCGACCAAATGCACGAGAATCTTCGCGTCGCCAGCGGCGCCCTATGCCGTTCGATCAATGCCCAGGCCGAGCACTGGATGCGTATCGGTATGCTGGCTGAGTTGTACCCGGATATGAATCACCGGGACCTTTGCCGGATGCTGGTCAGGGCCGAGCAGAATGGCGGGCTTGAGCTGTCAGCCTTGCTGGATCATGGACGCCTTGACGCTATCGCTGCTGGAGAATGA
- the map gene encoding type I methionyl aminopeptidase translates to MTVSSRIVIHTPEDIEKSRVAAQLAAEVLAMITPYVQPGVTTNELDRICHDYIVNVQKAIPGNVGYQGFPKTVCTSVNHVVCHGIPSDKRLKAGDIINIDIAVVRDGWYGDTSRMYFVGEPKPHVRRLVDVTYDAMCAGIRAVRPGATLGDVGHAIQAVAEAAKFSVVREFCGHGIGKVYHDEPQVLHYGTPGNGLVLKPGMIFTIEPMVNAGRRHVRMLRDEWTVVTRDRSLSAQWEHMVAVTESGFDVLSQWPDKPDQSLVAA, encoded by the coding sequence ATGACTGTGAGTTCGAGGATTGTTATCCATACGCCCGAGGACATCGAAAAGTCCCGCGTGGCGGCCCAACTGGCCGCCGAAGTCCTGGCCATGATTACGCCTTACGTGCAGCCAGGCGTAACGACGAATGAGCTGGACCGGATCTGCCACGACTACATCGTGAACGTGCAGAAGGCGATCCCCGGCAACGTGGGCTACCAGGGCTTTCCCAAGACGGTATGCACTTCGGTCAACCATGTGGTGTGTCATGGGATTCCATCGGATAAGCGCCTGAAGGCGGGCGATATCATCAATATCGATATCGCCGTTGTTCGGGATGGCTGGTACGGCGACACCAGCCGGATGTATTTCGTCGGCGAACCCAAGCCCCACGTTCGCCGGCTTGTCGACGTGACGTATGACGCCATGTGCGCGGGAATCCGGGCTGTGCGACCGGGCGCGACTCTGGGTGATGTCGGGCACGCGATACAGGCCGTGGCGGAAGCCGCTAAATTCAGCGTCGTGCGCGAGTTCTGCGGCCACGGTATCGGCAAGGTCTATCATGACGAGCCGCAGGTCCTGCATTACGGCACGCCGGGTAACGGCCTGGTCCTCAAACCGGGCATGATCTTCACCATAGAGCCCATGGTTAACGCCGGGCGTCGTCATGTGCGCATGTTGCGCGATGAGTGGACGGTGGTGACGCGGGATCGCTCATTGTCGGCACAATGGGAGCACATGGTGGCGGTGACCGAGAGCGGTTTTGATGTGCTGTCCCAATGGCCGGATAAGCCGGATCAGAGCCTGGTAGCAGCCTGA
- a CDS encoding alpha/beta fold hydrolase — protein MSTSNRAIAAALLTALLPVATELAAEPAIERTESTITTQDGVELYYKDWGPRDGDVVVFSHGWPLNSDSWESQMQFLADNGYRTIAHDRRGHGRSSQPWNGNDMDHYADDLAAVIDTLDVKDVTLVGFSTGGGEVARYIGRHGTDRVKKAALVSAVPPLMLKTEDNPGGLPIEVFDGLREASLENRSQLYLDIASGPFFGFNRPEAEPSQGLIQSFWRQGMMAGAKNTYDSIEAFSATDFRDDLARFDVPTLVIHGDDDQIVPIDAAGKASAELIDDAELIVYEGAPHGLADTHKDRLNQDLLNFLRKE, from the coding sequence ATGAGCACATCCAACCGCGCCATCGCTGCCGCCCTGTTAACGGCCTTGCTGCCTGTCGCCACGGAGCTGGCTGCCGAGCCGGCGATCGAACGCACGGAGAGCACCATCACCACCCAGGACGGCGTCGAGCTCTACTACAAGGACTGGGGGCCGAGAGATGGAGACGTAGTGGTGTTCAGCCACGGCTGGCCGCTGAACTCCGACAGCTGGGAATCCCAGATGCAATTCCTGGCCGATAACGGCTATCGCACGATCGCGCATGATCGCCGCGGCCACGGGCGTTCCAGTCAGCCCTGGAACGGCAACGATATGGATCATTATGCTGACGATCTGGCGGCGGTGATCGATACGCTGGACGTTAAGGATGTCACCCTAGTGGGCTTCTCGACCGGTGGCGGTGAGGTTGCCCGCTACATCGGTCGCCATGGCACTGACCGGGTGAAGAAGGCCGCCCTGGTGAGCGCGGTTCCCCCGCTCATGCTTAAAACCGAAGATAACCCGGGTGGACTCCCGATCGAAGTCTTCGACGGGCTGCGTGAAGCGTCTCTGGAAAATCGCTCGCAGCTGTACCTCGATATCGCTTCCGGCCCGTTCTTCGGTTTTAACCGTCCAGAGGCGGAGCCATCCCAGGGCCTGATCCAGTCCTTCTGGCGCCAGGGCATGATGGCGGGTGCCAAGAACACCTACGACTCGATCGAGGCGTTCTCCGCGACCGACTTCCGCGACGACCTGGCCAGGTTCGACGTGCCGACGCTGGTGATTCACGGCGATGACGACCAGATCGTGCCTATCGATGCTGCAGGCAAGGCCTCGGCGGAGTTGATCGATGACGCCGAACTGATTGTTTACGAAGGCGCGCCCCATGGACTTGCCGATACCCATAAGGATCGTCTGAACCAGGATCTGCTGAACTTCCTGCGCAAGGAATGA